In the Sediminibacter sp. Hel_I_10 genome, one interval contains:
- the thrS gene encoding threonine--tRNA ligase, whose amino-acid sequence MIHITLPNGDVKQFEKGASPIDVAKSISEGFARNVISANFNGTTIETTTALEEDGALILYTWNDDEGKKAFWHSSAHILAQALEELYPGVKLSIGPAIENGFYYDVDLGEQSISEKDFKTIENKMIEIARGKYEFNMRSVTKGEALELYKSQDNEYKVELIENLEDGTITFCDHATFTDLCRGGHIPNTGIVKAVKLLSVAGAYWRGDEKNKQLTRLYGISFPKQKELTEYLELLEEAKKRDHRKLGKELELFTFSQKVGQGLPLWLPKGAALRERLENFLKQAQKKAGYEMVVTPHIGQKELYVTSGHFAKYGADSFQPITTPAEGEEFLLKPMNCPHHCEIYNAKPFSYKELPKRYAEFGTVYRYEQSGELHGLTRVRGFTQDDAHIFCMPDQLDKEFKDVIDLVLYVFGSLGFENFKAQVSLRDPETPEKYIGSDENWKKAEDAILNAAIDKGLDYVVETGEAAFYGPKLDFMVKDALGRNWQLGTIQVDYNLPERFDLTYKGSDNEMHRPVMIHRAPFGSMERFIAILLEHTGGNFPLWLMPTQAMVLSISEKYEKYAEKVLKSLENHEIRALVDNRNETIGKKIREAEMAKVPFMIIVGENEENEAKISVRQHGGEDLGMISIEDFSLIVEKEISRTLKTFK is encoded by the coding sequence ATGATCCATATTACTCTACCAAACGGTGATGTAAAACAGTTTGAAAAAGGCGCGTCACCAATTGACGTTGCAAAAAGTATTAGTGAAGGGTTTGCCAGAAACGTTATCTCTGCCAATTTCAACGGAACTACGATAGAAACAACAACGGCTCTAGAAGAAGATGGAGCACTCATATTATATACATGGAATGATGACGAGGGCAAAAAAGCCTTTTGGCATTCTTCTGCACATATTTTAGCACAGGCATTGGAAGAGCTTTATCCTGGTGTTAAGCTTTCCATTGGTCCTGCAATCGAGAATGGCTTTTACTATGATGTCGATCTTGGAGAACAAAGCATTTCAGAAAAGGATTTCAAAACCATCGAAAACAAGATGATTGAAATTGCACGTGGTAAATATGAGTTCAATATGAGATCTGTTACCAAGGGCGAAGCTCTAGAGCTTTATAAATCTCAGGATAATGAATATAAGGTAGAACTTATTGAGAATTTAGAGGATGGTACAATCACCTTTTGTGATCATGCGACATTTACAGATTTGTGCCGTGGCGGTCACATTCCAAATACAGGAATCGTTAAAGCGGTGAAATTACTTTCAGTCGCTGGCGCTTATTGGAGAGGAGACGAAAAAAACAAACAACTCACGAGATTGTATGGTATCTCATTTCCGAAGCAAAAAGAGCTTACAGAATATTTAGAATTACTTGAAGAAGCAAAAAAACGAGATCACCGAAAATTAGGTAAGGAACTTGAACTTTTTACATTTTCACAAAAAGTAGGTCAAGGATTACCCTTGTGGCTGCCTAAAGGCGCAGCTTTAAGAGAGCGCTTAGAGAACTTTTTGAAGCAAGCGCAGAAAAAAGCAGGATACGAAATGGTGGTAACACCACATATAGGCCAAAAGGAACTTTATGTCACTTCTGGACACTTTGCAAAATATGGCGCAGATAGTTTTCAGCCTATTACTACTCCGGCTGAAGGAGAGGAATTTTTGCTCAAGCCCATGAACTGCCCTCACCATTGTGAAATATATAATGCCAAACCATTTTCATATAAGGAACTACCAAAACGCTATGCCGAGTTTGGCACCGTATATAGGTATGAGCAAAGTGGAGAGTTGCATGGACTAACACGCGTACGTGGCTTTACCCAAGATGACGCCCACATTTTTTGTATGCCAGATCAACTTGATAAAGAATTTAAGGATGTTATTGATCTTGTACTCTATGTTTTTGGGTCTTTAGGCTTTGAAAACTTTAAAGCTCAAGTTTCTTTGAGAGATCCAGAAACTCCCGAAAAGTATATTGGGAGTGATGAAAATTGGAAAAAGGCAGAAGATGCCATATTAAATGCCGCCATAGATAAAGGGCTTGATTACGTAGTTGAAACAGGAGAAGCAGCGTTTTACGGTCCGAAATTGGACTTCATGGTCAAAGATGCCCTAGGCCGTAATTGGCAATTGGGAACCATTCAAGTAGATTATAACTTACCTGAACGTTTTGACCTTACTTATAAAGGTAGTGATAATGAAATGCATAGACCTGTAATGATACACCGTGCGCCTTTTGGTAGCATGGAACGATTTATAGCAATTTTACTAGAGCACACAGGGGGTAATTTCCCGCTCTGGCTCATGCCTACACAAGCTATGGTACTGTCAATTAGTGAGAAATATGAAAAATACGCTGAAAAAGTTTTAAAATCGCTAGAAAATCACGAAATTCGCGCACTTGTAGATAACCGTAACGAAACGATTGGAAAAAAGATTCGTGAAGCAGAGATGGCTAAAGTGCCATTTATGATTATCGTAGGTGAGAATGAGGAAAATGAAGCAAAAATCTCGGTACGTCAACATGGTGGTGAAGATTTAGGGATGATAAGCATTGAAGATTTTTCTCTTATTGTTGAAAAAGAAATCAGCAGAACATTAAAAACATTCAAATAA
- the infC gene encoding translation initiation factor IF-3 — protein sequence MKEDQHRINSKIRAEKVRVVGDNVEVGVYSIKEAMGFADEQGLDLVEISPKAEPPVCKVMDYKKFLYEQKKREKVLKAKASKVTVKEIRFGPQTDDHDYEFKKKHAEKFLKDGAKLKAFVFFKGRSIVFKEQGQILLLRLAQDLEELGKVEQMPRLEGKRMTMFIAPKKTK from the coding sequence GTGAAAGAAGATCAGCACAGAATCAATTCTAAAATTAGAGCCGAAAAAGTAAGAGTCGTTGGTGATAATGTAGAGGTTGGTGTCTATTCAATTAAGGAAGCCATGGGCTTTGCCGATGAACAGGGATTGGACTTAGTTGAAATATCCCCTAAGGCTGAGCCTCCTGTATGTAAAGTTATGGACTATAAGAAGTTTCTTTACGAACAGAAGAAGAGAGAGAAAGTCTTAAAAGCGAAAGCCAGCAAGGTGACTGTGAAAGAAATCAGATTTGGTCCTCAAACAGATGATCATGATTACGAGTTTAAAAAGAAACATGCCGAAAAATTCTTGAAAGATGGCGCAAAGCTTAAAGCTTTCGTATTCTTTAAAGGACGATCCATTGTTTTTAAAGAACAAGGACAGATCTTGCTATTAAGATTAGCACAAGATTTGGAAGAACTTGGTAAGGTTGAACAAATGCCAAGGTTAGAAGGAAAGCGTATGACGATGTTCATCGCTCCTAAAAAAACAAAGTAA
- the rpmI gene encoding 50S ribosomal protein L35, protein MPKMKTKSSAKKRFKLTGTGKIKRKHAFKSHILTKKSKKRKLALTHDTLVHKADENNVKIMLRLK, encoded by the coding sequence ATGCCTAAAATGAAAACTAAATCAAGTGCCAAGAAACGTTTTAAATTAACGGGTACTGGTAAAATTAAAAGAAAGCACGCTTTTAAGAGTCACATCTTGACTAAAAAATCTAAGAAGCGTAAGCTAGCTTTAACTCATGACACTTTGGTACACAAAGCCGATGAGAACAACGTTAAAATCATGCTTCGTTTGAAGTAA
- the rplT gene encoding 50S ribosomal protein L20, producing MPRSVNSVAKRARRKKVLKQAKGYFGRRKNVWTVAKNAVDKAMQYSYRDRRAKKRNFRSLWIMRINAGARQHGMSYSKFMGKLKANNIGLNRKVLADLAMNNPEAFEALVNKIK from the coding sequence ATGCCAAGATCAGTAAATTCAGTAGCAAAGAGAGCCAGAAGAAAAAAGGTTCTAAAACAAGCAAAAGGTTACTTCGGAAGACGTAAAAACGTTTGGACAGTAGCAAAAAATGCGGTTGACAAAGCGATGCAATATTCGTATAGAGACCGTAGAGCAAAGAAGAGAAATTTCCGTTCGTTATGGATTATGCGTATTAACGCTGGTGCAAGACAACACGGTATGAGCTATTCAAAATTTATGGGGAAACTTAAAGCTAACAATATCGGATTGAACCGTAAGGTACTTGCCGATTTAGCGATGAACAACCCAGAAGCTTTTGAAGCTTTAGTCAACAAAATCAAATAA
- a CDS encoding adenylate/guanylate cyclase domain-containing protein, whose amino-acid sequence MYNVKLFFKQLWFAILFWIIACSLFIFIRFLAHGQEQGVEYVNPDNIVPPTEWMHFGIILGIIVGVLYAIVEFLFEKFITKNIYLGIAVVSKIVIYVVILIFSLSFILRLIEIQMDIDLPNDERWWLDNPIFWLAAIYFFLSSFIFLFIKLANEKFGKGILFNMLIGKYRRPTEEERIFMFIDLKSSTTIAEELGHYAYSQLIQDCFFDLNKTINRYSGEIYQYVGDEAVISWKFEKGIKRNNCVDLYFAFQRQLTRRSKYYNKKYGQLPFFKAALHGGKLIIAEVGTIKKELAFHGDVINTTARIQGECNTYGEALLVSEELLDKLKLKSKYTSKHMGEVLLKGKHDTLNIHAIHN is encoded by the coding sequence ATGTATAACGTAAAACTCTTTTTTAAGCAACTTTGGTTTGCCATTCTCTTTTGGATCATTGCCTGCAGCTTATTCATATTTATTAGATTTTTAGCACACGGGCAGGAGCAAGGTGTAGAATATGTTAACCCCGATAATATAGTTCCTCCGACAGAGTGGATGCATTTTGGGATTATTTTGGGCATTATCGTGGGTGTGCTATATGCCATTGTGGAATTTTTGTTCGAAAAATTTATCACTAAAAACATTTATTTGGGTATTGCAGTGGTGAGCAAAATTGTAATTTATGTCGTCATTCTTATATTTTCGCTCTCTTTTATATTGCGGTTAATAGAGATCCAAATGGATATAGACCTTCCTAATGATGAACGTTGGTGGTTAGACAATCCGATTTTTTGGTTAGCGGCCATTTACTTTTTCCTCTCATCTTTCATCTTTCTCTTTATTAAATTAGCTAATGAAAAATTCGGAAAAGGAATTTTGTTCAATATGCTCATTGGTAAATACCGAAGACCTACCGAAGAAGAGCGTATTTTTATGTTTATCGATTTAAAATCGTCTACGACCATTGCTGAAGAGTTAGGTCATTATGCCTATAGCCAATTGATACAGGATTGTTTTTTCGATTTAAATAAAACGATTAATAGGTACAGCGGTGAGATCTATCAATATGTAGGTGATGAAGCGGTGATTAGTTGGAAATTTGAAAAAGGTATCAAACGTAATAACTGTGTCGACCTATATTTCGCATTTCAAAGACAATTGACAAGACGCTCAAAATATTATAATAAGAAATATGGACAGCTGCCATTTTTTAAAGCAGCATTGCACGGCGGAAAGTTAATTATCGCTGAAGTAGGAACCATTAAAAAGGAGCTTGCCTTTCATGGAGACGTCATTAATACAACGGCCAGAATCCAAGGCGAGTGCAATACCTATGGAGAGGCCTTATTGGTATCTGAGGAATTATTGGATAAGCTGAAATTAAAATCGAAGTATACCTCCAAACACATGGGGGAGGTGTTGTTAAAAGGAAAGCACGACACACTAAATATTCATGCGATTCATAATTAA
- a CDS encoding AI-2E family transporter, with product MLEERRTTNILLLFIVIPVVFYLLKILSFIFIPLISSMFIALLFLPLMRWLGKRKVPRLLSIVIVLALIVLGIFIGVELVNLSSKQILASDSGFFAKAEVKINDLMLFLQHKFGIEYDTEGNFLGQFFQKENIGSTVDFLRKFLTTILMIVFFTVLWLAESINMHKVLNDIILKQKHTSVKAFMRIEKDLITFIKVKFAVSAFTGIFTGLACVFFDVSFPIFWGLFAFLINFVQMVGSFISVILLTIFAFVELESSSVLFFFFLSITGVQVLFGAILEPVFMGKSFSINVIAVLIMLMLWGFIWGIPGLIMAIPITVFIKIILEQFPGTRVAASLLSGTERSIKPLKK from the coding sequence ATGTTAGAAGAAAGACGTACCACCAATATCTTGCTGTTATTTATTGTAATACCGGTGGTGTTTTACCTGCTTAAAATACTCTCATTTATTTTTATACCGCTCATAAGCTCAATGTTTATAGCGCTCTTGTTTTTGCCACTCATGCGATGGTTGGGAAAAAGAAAAGTCCCAAGATTACTCAGTATAGTGATTGTGCTGGCATTGATTGTATTAGGGATTTTTATAGGTGTAGAATTGGTCAATCTATCGAGCAAACAGATTTTGGCAAGTGATTCTGGCTTTTTTGCGAAAGCAGAGGTTAAAATCAATGATCTTATGCTTTTTCTACAGCATAAATTTGGAATTGAATATGATACTGAAGGTAATTTTTTAGGTCAGTTTTTTCAAAAAGAGAACATAGGCTCTACCGTAGATTTTCTTCGGAAATTTTTAACTACCATTTTAATGATCGTATTCTTTACGGTGCTTTGGTTGGCAGAGTCTATCAACATGCACAAGGTGCTCAATGATATCATTCTGAAACAGAAACATACCTCTGTAAAAGCCTTTATGCGTATTGAAAAAGATTTGATCACCTTTATTAAAGTAAAATTTGCGGTAAGTGCATTTACAGGGATTTTTACAGGACTGGCCTGTGTGTTCTTTGATGTTAGTTTTCCAATATTTTGGGGATTATTTGCTTTTTTGATCAATTTTGTACAAATGGTAGGGTCTTTCATTTCGGTCATTTTATTAACGATTTTCGCTTTTGTAGAATTGGAGTCCTCAAGCGTACTTTTCTTTTTCTTCCTTTCTATTACAGGTGTTCAGGTGTTGTTTGGGGCAATTTTAGAGCCTGTATTTATGGGTAAGTCCTTTTCAATAAATGTCATCGCTGTGTTGATCATGTTGATGCTTTGGGGCTTTATTTGGGGAATCCCTGGGCTAATTATGGCCATACCCATTACGGTATTCATCAAAATTATTTTAGAACAATTTCCAGGAACCCGGGTAGCGGCCTCCTTACTGTCAGGTACTGAAAGATCAATCAAACCTCTTAAAAAGTAG
- the dnaB gene encoding replicative DNA helicase, whose protein sequence is MKQPNQMQGYKVDRSTLISLEKGKIPPQAIDLEEVVLGAMMIDKKGVDEVIDILSADAFYKEAHKHIFEAIFKLFENSEPVDLLTVSSQLKKDGKLDVSGGDFYLISLTQRVSSSAHIEFHARIILQKYIQRSLIKISNEIIEEAYDETKDVFDLLDTAEAKLYEVTQGNVKKSTESAQSLVIQAKKKIEEISNQEGLSGIPSGFTKLDKLTSGWQPSDLIIVAARPGMGKTALTLTMARNIAVNSNIPVAFFSLEMSSVQLITRLISSETGLSSEKLRTGKLEKHEWEQLNVKVKTLEKAPLFIDDTPSLSIFDLRAKARRLASQYGIKMIVIDYLQLMTAGGSQKGGNREQEISTISRNLKALAKELSLPVIALSQLSRAVETRGGSKRPLLSDLRESGAIEQDADIVSFIYRPEYYKIEEWDDDERSPTEGQGEFIVAKHRNGGLDNIRLKFIGHLGKFDNLDDFDTPFGEFHSKMNAAANDDTFKTDHFPSPSDAFGTPEDDDEDVPF, encoded by the coding sequence ATGAAACAACCCAACCAAATGCAAGGCTATAAAGTAGATAGAAGTACTCTTATTAGCTTAGAGAAAGGAAAAATACCTCCACAAGCTATTGATTTAGAAGAAGTTGTATTAGGAGCTATGATGATTGATAAAAAAGGGGTTGATGAGGTAATCGACATCCTAAGCGCCGATGCTTTCTACAAAGAAGCTCATAAACATATCTTTGAAGCCATTTTCAAATTATTTGAAAACAGTGAACCGGTGGATTTATTAACCGTTTCTAGTCAATTAAAGAAAGATGGGAAACTAGACGTCAGCGGTGGCGATTTTTACTTGATATCTTTAACACAACGGGTCTCTTCTTCTGCGCATATTGAGTTTCATGCCCGCATCATTCTTCAAAAATATATCCAGCGAAGTCTCATTAAAATTTCCAACGAAATTATTGAAGAGGCTTACGATGAAACCAAGGATGTTTTTGATTTATTAGACACTGCAGAGGCCAAGTTGTATGAAGTTACCCAAGGAAATGTCAAAAAATCTACTGAGTCCGCACAAAGTTTAGTAATTCAGGCAAAAAAGAAAATTGAGGAAATTTCCAATCAAGAAGGCTTGAGTGGTATTCCGTCTGGATTTACCAAATTAGATAAGCTTACTTCAGGATGGCAACCCAGTGATTTGATTATTGTGGCCGCACGTCCGGGTATGGGTAAAACCGCCCTAACCTTAACCATGGCCCGAAATATAGCAGTTAATAGCAATATTCCTGTGGCCTTTTTCTCTTTGGAGATGTCATCTGTACAATTGATTACGCGATTGATTTCTTCGGAAACGGGATTGTCTTCAGAAAAGCTTAGAACAGGGAAATTAGAGAAACACGAGTGGGAGCAACTTAATGTTAAAGTGAAAACCTTAGAAAAAGCACCACTGTTTATTGATGATACCCCATCGCTTTCGATTTTTGATTTAAGAGCAAAAGCAAGACGTCTTGCCTCACAATATGGTATTAAAATGATTGTGATTGATTATTTGCAATTAATGACGGCTGGTGGAAGCCAAAAAGGAGGGAACCGAGAGCAGGAAATATCTACAATTTCCCGAAACTTAAAAGCACTGGCTAAAGAATTGAGTCTGCCCGTAATTGCATTATCTCAGTTGTCTCGTGCTGTTGAGACGCGTGGTGGCAGTAAAAGACCATTGCTTTCTGACCTTCGTGAATCTGGAGCCATTGAGCAAGATGCCGATATTGTAAGCTTTATCTACAGACCTGAATACTACAAAATAGAGGAATGGGATGATGATGAACGTTCTCCAACTGAAGGTCAAGGTGAGTTTATTGTTGCTAAACATAGAAATGGTGGGCTAGATAATATTCGTCTGAAGTTTATTGGACACCTCGGTAAGTTTGATAATCTTGATGATTTTGACACACCGTTTGGAGAGTTTCATTCTAAAATGAATGCAGCAGCTAATGATGATACGTTTAAGACAGATCATTTCCCATCACCTTCTGATGCCTTTGGTACTCCCGAAGATGACGATGAAGATGTCCCGTTTTAA
- a CDS encoding acetyl-CoA carboxylase carboxyltransferase subunit alpha yields MEYLDFELPIKELEDQLEKCQIIGEESDVDVTQTCKKIEKKLIETKKEIYKNLSAWQRVQLSRHPNRPYTLDHIKALCGETFLELHGDRNVKDDKAMIGGLGKIGDQSYMFIGQQKGYNTKTRQYRNFGMSNPEGYRKALRLMKSAEKFGIPVVTLIDTPGAYPGLEAEERGQGEAIARNILEMTRLKVPIITIIIGEGASGGALGIGVGDRVLMLENTWYSVISPESCSSILWRSWEYKEQAAEALKLTAPDMKKLKLVDTIIKEPLGGAHTDRAATFQSVKEAIELNYAELKNLSQEDLVEQRMDKYLAMGVFKG; encoded by the coding sequence ATGGAATATTTAGATTTTGAGCTCCCTATAAAAGAACTAGAAGATCAACTAGAAAAATGCCAGATCATAGGTGAGGAAAGTGACGTTGATGTTACCCAGACCTGTAAGAAAATCGAAAAAAAGCTGATCGAGACTAAAAAGGAAATTTATAAAAACCTTAGTGCTTGGCAGCGTGTACAATTGTCTAGGCACCCCAATAGACCTTATACATTAGATCATATCAAAGCACTTTGTGGCGAAACGTTTCTAGAACTTCACGGAGATAGAAATGTTAAAGATGACAAAGCCATGATTGGTGGTTTGGGCAAAATTGGAGACCAGAGTTACATGTTTATTGGTCAACAAAAAGGATACAATACAAAGACGAGACAATATAGAAACTTCGGGATGTCTAATCCAGAGGGTTACCGTAAAGCGTTAAGATTAATGAAGTCTGCCGAAAAATTTGGCATTCCTGTAGTGACGCTTATAGATACACCTGGCGCATATCCTGGTCTTGAAGCCGAAGAGCGCGGACAAGGAGAAGCCATTGCTAGAAACATCTTAGAAATGACCCGTCTAAAAGTTCCTATCATTACTATTATCATAGGTGAAGGTGCTTCTGGTGGGGCCTTGGGAATTGGAGTAGGAGATAGAGTCTTGATGTTGGAGAATACATGGTATTCTGTAATCTCTCCAGAGTCCTGTTCCTCTATTCTATGGCGTAGCTGGGAATACAAAGAGCAGGCAGCAGAGGCTTTAAAACTTACCGCTCCAGACATGAAAAAATTGAAGTTGGTAGATACGATTATAAAAGAACCCCTAGGCGGTGCACATACCGATAGAGCGGCTACATTTCAATCGGTAAAAGAAGCCATAGAACTCAATTATGCCGAGCTAAAAAACTTATCACAAGAAGATTTGGTAGAGCAACGCATGGATAAATATTTAGCCATGGGAGTGTTCAAGGGCTAA
- a CDS encoding DMT family transporter, producing MPSAKAKNYLHLHVLVFIAGFTAILGELISIGAAALVWYRMLIAGVLMFLFIKVRAIPIKIDFKTKLKFLLAGVIIALHWITFFEAIRQSNVSITLAMFSTGAFFASFIEPLIFKRRLIWYEMVFGIIVIIGVYLITQSELRYINGILLGILSAFLSTLFAVINGQLIKHHEATVISFYEFISGVVFLTLFIVIFQGGFSSEFFKLSAEDWIYLLILASICTAYAFIGSVKVMRFISPYTVILTYNLEPLYGIVLAVLLFPETEIMTSEFYYGAFLVLATVMAEGILKNRKSFKKRKLLNNKAN from the coding sequence ATGCCAAGCGCTAAAGCCAAAAATTACCTACATCTTCATGTTTTAGTCTTTATTGCAGGATTCACTGCAATTTTAGGAGAATTGATATCAATAGGCGCAGCGGCTCTAGTGTGGTATCGCATGCTTATTGCAGGTGTATTGATGTTCTTATTTATAAAAGTAAGAGCCATCCCCATCAAAATAGACTTTAAAACAAAGTTGAAATTTCTGTTAGCCGGTGTTATTATAGCCCTGCACTGGATTACATTTTTTGAAGCGATCAGGCAATCTAATGTATCTATAACCTTGGCAATGTTTTCGACAGGAGCATTCTTTGCATCTTTCATAGAACCACTCATTTTTAAAAGACGCTTAATATGGTATGAGATGGTGTTTGGCATTATTGTTATCATCGGCGTATATTTGATAACACAGAGCGAATTGCGATATATCAATGGCATTTTGCTAGGCATTTTATCAGCATTTCTATCGACGCTCTTTGCGGTCATTAACGGGCAATTGATCAAGCACCATGAGGCTACAGTGATTTCGTTTTATGAATTTATAAGCGGCGTTGTGTTTTTGACGCTTTTCATTGTAATTTTTCAAGGCGGATTTTCTTCGGAATTTTTTAAGCTCTCAGCTGAAGACTGGATCTATTTACTCATATTGGCCTCCATATGTACAGCCTACGCCTTTATAGGCTCTGTAAAAGTGATGCGATTTATAAGTCCTTACACGGTAATTCTTACTTATAACCTTGAACCTCTTTACGGAATTGTTTTAGCCGTCCTCTTGTTCCCTGAGACAGAGATCATGACTTCAGAGTTTTACTATGGTGCATTCTTAGTGTTGGCAACGGTTATGGCAGAAGGAATTCTTAAAAATCGCAAAAGCTTTAAAAAGCGAAAGCTCCTAAATAACAAAGCCAATTAA
- a CDS encoding LptF/LptG family permease has translation MKILDWYILKRYLFTFLMMLLLFIPIGITVNLAEKIGKILEREVPFPAVAQYYLDFTIYFANLLFPIFLFLSVIWFTSKLANNTEIVAFLSSGVSFWRFLRPYMIGATIVAAFALLMGLYLAPKASKGFNQFKYEYLKGNKQAVQTTNIYRQVNDHDFIYVSSFNPETKVGQNFSLEHVEDNQLVYKINASSIRYVDEDSLYRLSSYTKRKFLKNKEILETNRNKDTIFPFDPEDLTPEEYIAETLPYGELIDFIEKEKQRGSSNIGRYQVVKYKKWSLPVSVYILTIIAVAVSSIKRRGGMGVNLAFGITIAMVFVFFDKVFGVMAEQSSFSPIIAVWFPNIIFGILAIYLLNNAKR, from the coding sequence ATGAAAATTCTTGATTGGTACATTTTAAAGCGCTATCTCTTCACATTTTTGATGATGTTGCTGCTGTTTATTCCCATCGGGATTACTGTAAATCTTGCTGAAAAAATTGGAAAAATTTTAGAACGTGAAGTTCCCTTTCCTGCGGTAGCACAGTATTATTTAGATTTCACCATTTACTTTGCCAATTTATTATTCCCCATCTTTTTGTTTTTATCGGTAATCTGGTTTACGTCCAAATTAGCGAATAATACAGAGATCGTGGCATTTTTAAGTTCAGGAGTATCGTTTTGGCGATTTCTTAGACCTTATATGATAGGCGCCACTATTGTGGCCGCCTTTGCATTGCTTATGGGCCTATATTTAGCACCAAAGGCAAGTAAAGGGTTTAACCAATTTAAATACGAGTATTTAAAAGGAAATAAACAGGCCGTTCAAACAACCAATATCTATAGACAGGTTAACGATCATGATTTTATTTATGTTAGTAGTTTTAATCCCGAAACTAAAGTTGGTCAAAACTTCAGTTTAGAGCATGTTGAGGACAATCAACTTGTTTATAAAATCAACGCCAGCAGTATTAGATATGTAGACGAAGACTCGTTATACCGACTTTCTTCTTACACCAAACGAAAATTTCTAAAAAACAAGGAGATTCTAGAGACCAATCGAAATAAGGACACCATTTTTCCTTTTGATCCAGAAGATTTAACTCCAGAGGAATACATAGCAGAAACACTTCCTTATGGTGAGCTCATCGATTTTATTGAAAAAGAAAAACAACGCGGTTCTTCAAATATTGGGCGCTATCAAGTGGTAAAGTATAAAAAATGGAGTCTGCCTGTTTCCGTATATATCTTAACAATTATTGCTGTGGCCGTATCTTCAATTAAAAGACGTGGTGGTATGGGAGTCAATCTTGCATTCGGTATTACCATTGCCATGGTGTTTGTGTTTTTTGATAAGGTTTTTGGAGTAATGGCAGAACAGTCTAGTTTTAGTCCAATTATTGCGGTATGGTTTCCAAATATCATTTTTGGTATATTGGCCATTTATTTATTGAATAATGCCAAGCGCTAA